The sequence below is a genomic window from Halosegnis marinus.
ATTATGATCCTGACAACGTTTCCCGGTTTAGGACTCCCGACCAAACGACACTCCCGGGTGTCGATTCCAGTTAGCTCTTCGACCCGACGTCGGGAGCGATGAGTCAGCCAAAGTCGTGGATTTTCCGGTGTGCTTCCAGATACCTCTCGTGTGGATGTTCCGCGGGGTCTTCTGGTAACTGAATTTTCGTTGTTGCCAACGGTTCGAAGTCAGCAAAGCCATTGATATTGGGGGCATCGCGCACAAGGACCTCGTGATCGTCGGTAAGTGAAAGCCAGCCTGTATCAAATGCCCAATGGTGGAGTTTACACAACGCAAGCCCGTTTCGAACGTCATCCCGGCCATTCAGGCGCTTCGGATAGATGTGGGCCGCTTCAACCTCCGGATTCCCGCTTGGCGACCGGCGTTCCGAGCCACAGATCGCACACTGGTAGTCGTATGCGTCCCGAACTATTCCGGAGAACGCACTGTCACGCGCTGTTCGCTGAACGGTTTCTGTTTCTCTTTCGGGCCCTCGTAATGTCGGGGATGGCGGGGAGGTACTCTCCTCTAACTCAGGCTCCTCGTCAAGTTGCTCCTCGATGGTTGCTTTAGCCTGGGCAATATCCTTAGCCGATGGAATTTCGTGCCACTCATCGTCAATCCGTTCAAACAAGTTGTCAAACTCATCGCTAGAGCTCACACCACACCGGTCAAGCAGTGTGCCATCGATAGCGGTAATCTTCGATTCGGCCTCTGAGCGCCGGTCGGCCATCGAACTATCGGGATCTGTGCGCTCGAGGATGTATTCAGCTATGAGTTCGAGATAGTAGACCTCGTCCGATGTGTGGTGTGAGGGGATATCACGCCAGTCGTTCGGCAGGTAGGCATTCAGCAACTGTCGGATATTTACCAGTCGATGTCGCATGTGAAGCGCGTCACTGAGCTTTTCCTTCGTTGCAGCAATGACTCGCTCGCCTCCGTCGCCGCCGTTCCGCTCTTGAAATCCCAATCCGTCATCGAGAGCGTCATCGAGAGCTTGGCGATCTACCTGCAGGTGGCGAACCCATGCATATCCATCGGAGTACAGATCATCGTCCCACAACACGAAAAGCTCTGTCTCAGGGTCATATCCACAAATCACAACAGTCCACTCTTCCGAGCGGGTCGGAGTTACTGGTGATCGGTCCCCATTATCGTGCTCCGGGAGCCTGATATCAATCCGATACTCATCCTCATCACGGTGCTCCCCAGTAGGATCCGACTGTGAGAGCGTAAACATATAGACATGGTACGCTCGGCCCGTAGGGGCAAGGACAAACGAGAGCGGCTGACGGCCTGGATTGCTGCAGTCACTGACTGATCCAGCAATTGCTCCCAGCATCCGTTTGTGAAGATCCGCTTTGGGAAGGCTTGGCATGTATATGATAACTGATGGTCAGACATACTAAATTAATAGCATAAGGCCGACACCCCCCTGAGCGTTACTGGTATTCGTCGAATGTCTTATCGCTCCCGACCAGTCGATTGAATGTCTCATCCCCAGTAGCGTCGGCTAGTTGTTCGCAAATGTCGCGGAGGGACTCAGTGTCGGACCAGCGGTCAAGCCACTCACCGAGCGCTTTCCCCTCCTCGTATTGATATCGGAGGAACTGTGCCTTCCCCAGTGGCGACACTGATTCGGGGTCGTCCCCAGACAATCGAGTTCTGATGTATGCGATCCGTTGGGGATCGTTCCAGGTTCCGAGAATTAGCTGACCATCCTCGATACGGTACAATTTCATGCGCCGCATGGACTCCGCATCGGCTTTCGTGCCCTTACTCAGCATGTTGAGATCGCTGTAGGAGGGGTCAGACATCGCCAAGAGATCAAGATACACATCAAGCTCACCGACATCTGACGCCTCTTGGAGAATACCGTAGATCTCCTGTACGACTTCCTTTGCCGTCATGATGGTATCGCCACTGCGGACTGCCCCGTGGTGTTTGGAGTATTCGTGAAACGCCCGCCCCATCTCAATCACGCCGATGTCGCCTTCGGAGAGCTCTTGTGAATCAGCTAACCGCATATGCGTCTCTTTTGTCGTCTTGATAATTCGACGTCGTAGATTTCGCCACGAGACCGGCTCACGATCCTGTGAAGGCCGTGCAACGATGATGATATCAAATTCGACCGCCTCACCCGTGATGAACTTGTTCACGTCGGCCGCTATTGGATACGAGGCCGTCACCTCAAAGCCAGCTTCGCAGAGCGACTCAAGCAGCTCTCCCCACGATTCGGAGTCGCTGTGATGGTACGTAAACGCGAGGACGCCGTCTTCGGTCAGCGCTCGCTTGATAACGGTAAACGCCTCCTCGAGCTCTGCCTCAAAGTCCTCATCTGTCTTCCCTTCAAATGGGTTCGTGACGATCGATTCTGTGCGCGGTGTCATCTCCCCCCTGAAGCAGTCATATGTATCCTCAAGAAGGAGCTGTTGCCAGACGTAGAAGTAATTAGCAACCTCTGAATAGACGATATTATCGTAGTACGGTGGGTCCGTGATGACCGCGTCGTACTCATTTTCGATATCTAAGCTCCGCATGTCGCCCTGACTAATCGATGTATGTTGGCCGATCGGTTGGGCGAACGGCTCTGATTCGACCGTTTCTCCATCCTCGTTGATATAGCGTTCCGTGGGTGCGTGG
It includes:
- a CDS encoding HNH endonuclease, whose protein sequence is MPSLPKADLHKRMLGAIAGSVSDCSNPGRQPLSFVLAPTGRAYHVYMFTLSQSDPTGEHRDEDEYRIDIRLPEHDNGDRSPVTPTRSEEWTVVICGYDPETELFVLWDDDLYSDGYAWVRHLQVDRQALDDALDDGLGFQERNGGDGGERVIAATKEKLSDALHMRHRLVNIRQLLNAYLPNDWRDIPSHHTSDEVYYLELIAEYILERTDPDSSMADRRSEAESKITAIDGTLLDRCGVSSSDEFDNLFERIDDEWHEIPSAKDIAQAKATIEEQLDEEPELEESTSPPSPTLRGPERETETVQRTARDSAFSGIVRDAYDYQCAICGSERRSPSGNPEVEAAHIYPKRLNGRDDVRNGLALCKLHHWAFDTGWLSLTDDHEVLVRDAPNINGFADFEPLATTKIQLPEDPAEHPHERYLEAHRKIHDFG